One segment of Diachasmimorpha longicaudata isolate KC_UGA_2023 unplaced genomic scaffold, iyDiaLong2 ctg00000086.1, whole genome shotgun sequence DNA contains the following:
- the LOC135171693 gene encoding ribonuclease H1-like: MTITISGYRNMPPREIQIQKKTWITAYIDGSCSYNGTTNAIAGVGVWFGDRHPLNTYQTLKEERATNITAETAAAIEACRICIRHDIKRVKLITDSKYLIDCMTKHLPKWKLNGWLNAKSKPVVNQKLLKELDTLTQQLEVQFEYTPGHKGIYGNERADELAKAGSKIYAST; the protein is encoded by the coding sequence atgacaatAACAATCTCTGGTTACAGGAACATGCCCCCGAGAGAAATCCAGATTCAAAAGAAAACTTGGATCACGGCCTATATCGATGGTTCATGCTCATACAATGGCACCACCAACGCCATAGCTGGAGTAGGGGTCTGGTTTGGAGACAGACACCCCCTGAATACCTATCAGACCCTGAAAGAAGAAAGAGCCACCAATATCACGGCGGAAACCGCAGCGGCCATAGAAGCTTGCAGAATATGCATCAGGCATGACATAAAACGAGTCAAATTAATAACCGATTCTAAATACCTGATCGACTGCATGACCAAGCATTTGCCCAAATGGAAGCTGAATGGTTGGCTCAATGCAAAGAGCAAACCAGTCGTCAACCAGAAATTATTGAAGGAATTAGATACCCTGACTCAACAACTAGAGGTCCAATTTGAATATACACCTGGGCATAAAGGAATCTATGGAAACGAAAGAGCTGATGAACTAGCTAAAGCAGGATCAAAAATCTACGCATCCACCTAA